One stretch of Nomascus leucogenys isolate Asia chromosome 7b, Asia_NLE_v1, whole genome shotgun sequence DNA includes these proteins:
- the C7BH4orf3 gene encoding uncharacterized protein C4orf3 homolog gives MTSLINSHINRRPLQNVEGNNRCQRKAKNYGNKYFIHCLDLEKITLSPRRKHDTEGGDKSNVKFSQLVCGSRASCPRSRRQRKAEPGACALGRVGSECIPEPGARRTAQAVGLPSVSGAANTKVRELKHFRFLGLLRSCRSEMEVDAPGVDGRDGLRERRGLSEGGRQNLDVRPQSGANGLPKHSYWLDLWLFILFDVVVFLFVYFLP, from the exons ATGACCAGTCTAATAAATAGCCACATTAATAGGAGGCCATTACAGAATGTAGAGGGAAATAATAGGTGCCAAAGGAAGGCAAAAAACTATGGAAACAAATACTTCATCCACTGCCTTGATCTTGAGAAAATAACCCTCTCTCCAAGAAGAAAACATGACACAGAAGGTGGAGACAAGTCAAATGTGAAGTTTTCACAATTGGTAT GCGGAAGCCGCGCTTCATGCCCGCGGTCACGGAGGCAGCGGAAAGCCGAGCCAGGCGCCTGCGCGCTGGGGAGAGTAGGGTCAGAGTGCATTCCGGAACCCGGGGCGCGGCGGACTGCGCAGGCGGTCGGACTCCCCTCAGTTTCCGGTGCGGCGAACACCAAAGTCCGGGAACTTAAGCATTTTCGGTTTCTAGGGTTGTTACGAAGCTGCAGGAGCGAGATGGAGGTGGACGCACCGGGTGTTGATGGTCGAGATGGTCTCCGGGAGCGGCGAGGCTTgagcgagggagggaggcagaaccTCGATGTGAGGCCTCAGTCTGGGGCAAATGGGCTTCCCAAACACTCCTACTGGTTGGACCTCTGGCTTTTCATCCTTTTCGATGTGGTGGTGTttctctttgtgtattttttgccATG